In Primulina eburnea isolate SZY01 chromosome 3, ASM2296580v1, whole genome shotgun sequence, one DNA window encodes the following:
- the LOC140828386 gene encoding transcription factor ORG2-like — protein MLALSPHISNFGWFWEDPNTIENQENSCIQRTDQIPNSVNADCLHSPSSNTAHPKNDDFSSFHDGFIEKGDTDNAAKKLNHNASERDRRKKINTMYATLRSLLPDEDQPKKLSIPATVSRVLKYIPEVQKQVQKFSEKKEQLLSKISRQQDSFIDFSTNERRKTVHTRSSLSAISAKRSDNGDILCQFSTPKGEKGSFSIALSKLEEEGFLVLNASCFESCDGRIFNNMLLQGRGSLGTVGDDEQYLIEKLLSFNEKMGEAEKRLVSMPNVNYVSINNELNNIDI, from the exons ATGCTGGCCTTATCGCCTCATATTTCGAATTTTGGATGGTTTTGGGAAGATCCCAACACAATTGAAAACCAAGAAAACTCGTGCATACAAAGAACAGATCAAATTCCGAACTCTGTTAATGCTGATTGTCTCCATTCTCCTTCTTCCAATACTGCACATCCTAAGAATGATGATTTCTCGAGTTTTCATGACGGATTTATTGAGAAAGGGGACACAGATAATGCGGCCAAGAAGCTCAACCATAACGCCTCCGAACGAGACCGTCGTAAAAAGATTAATACTATGTATGCTACTCTTCGATCGTTGCTTCCAGATGAGGATCAACCA AAAAAATTAAGCATTCCTGCCACAGTTTCAAGAGTGCTAAAATACATTCCTGAGGTACAAAAACAAGTACAAAAATTCAGTGAGAAGAAGGAACAACTTCTGTCAAAGATTTCAAGGCAACAAGATTCATtcattgattttagcactaatgaACGGAGAAAAACCGTGCACACTAGGTCGTCGTTGTCAGCAATATCTGCAAAACGATCAGACAACGGAGATATACTTTGTCAGTTCTCGACTCCGAAGGGCGAAAAAGGTTCATTTTCTATAGCTCTGTCGAAGTTGGAGGAGGAAGGGTTTCTTGTGTTGAATGCATCTTGTTTTGAATCTTGTGACGGCAGAATTTTCAACAACATGCTTCTTCAG GGACGAGGAAGCCTGGGTACTGTCGGCGACGACGAACAATATTTGATTGAAAAACTATTGTCGTTTAATGAGAAAATGGGAGAAGCGGAAAAGAGATTAGTATCTATGCCCAATGTCAATTATGTATCTATAAATAATGAGTTAAATAACATTGATATTTGA